In Brachypodium distachyon strain Bd21 chromosome 2, Brachypodium_distachyon_v3.0, whole genome shotgun sequence, one genomic interval encodes:
- the LOC106866218 gene encoding uncharacterized protein LOC106866218, whose amino-acid sequence MASPRTNPAPCLLLLVVALLPIHAALSAAAPSPAYSTHCPALPAAADLLRGNDKDNDDGDGSAHTLQVSSPTLQLSTGYFSGGGERLFGPDPSFRPRSFSLLPSSVLRTADPNLLHVTAALTVSGGRRPFLPPRGGRHLFQVDGQTHRFRPRLPRFVGRRGTLTFELDGYYSSASGDLCMVGSGSGRAADGTPVRLVPAVLRLRFPSPANLTSSFVTGRLQSTDSDSFDPVSLLAYAEEGYAYAESASCPQVTPAARSARDVFDGRNFSCSNLKSALKTAFRLDYANGGQLAASSLGIHQRYMFVNRIHCAADGAVRAYVAFSNVSDFSMYYFMVGEKAIVAEGFWDQNANRLCLKGCHVVNSGPSRAELAVGECGIGMSFWFPALWSIQERSISAGLVWNTSLKSEEGIVGHSNAAPNFRGNIAGLKYNYTKVDEAKKYYKESGLNKARKGKFPDSSSYRDLAFRFYLRKGSGSGYASPVTIGSMLYDGNSLVVPTLFSRNATMEMKQKVLNVSYDIYYVGNWSLETFSRQHISAEGVYDTETGTLSLVACREVNVSSDCKIMLTAQFATLDAKATQHVQGKIKSLREKTDPLFFETLDIASYGMYTDQVEKSIWRMDLESTMALISMTLSCIFIAVQLFHVKKVPEALPAMSITMLVVLASGYMIPLVLNFEALFKNNNKQTFQFSDGGWLEVNEVMVRIITMVTFLLQLRLLQLAWSGRSVDGSKHEIWVAEKKVLWICLPLYILGGVVASVVHVRSNHRGRMLRHVARIMPVRHAFWEDLVSYGGLILDGFLLPQVILNVFSASKVRALSPGFYIGSALIRALPHVYDVFRARHFVPSLRPSYIYASSHDDLFSLAWDIVIPCGAVLLALLLFFQQRLGGTFFLCSKNRKSSEYEMVSTATSP is encoded by the coding sequence ATGGCGTCGCCACGCACCAACCCTGCCCCctgccttctcctcctcgtcgtcgccctgCTGCCGATCCACGCCGCCCTCTCCGCGGCCGCGCCTTCCCCGGCCTACTCCACCCACTGCCCCGCcttgcccgccgccgcggacctCCTCAGGGGCAACGACAAAGAcaacgacgacggcgacggctccGCCCACACGCTCCAGGTATCCTCGCCCACGCTGCAACTCTCCACGGGCTacttctccggcggcggggagcgccTCTTCGGCCCGGACCCGTCCTTCCGCCCGCGTTCCTTCTCGCTCCTCCCTTCCTCCGTGCTCCGCACCGCCGACCCCAACCTCCTCCACGTCACCGCGGCTCTCACCGtctccggcggccgccgccctttcctgccgccgcgcggcgggcggcaccTCTTCCAGGTCGACGGGCAGACACACCGGTTCCGGCCCCGCCTACCGCGCTTCGTTGGCCGCCGCGGCACCCTCACCTTCGAGCTCGACGGCTACtactcctccgcctccggggaCCTCTGCATGGTCGGCTCGGGatccggccgcgccgccgacggcaCCCCCGTGCGCCTCGTCCCCGCCGTGCTTCGCCTCCGCTTCCCCAGCCCCGCCAACCTCACCAGCTCCTTCGTCACCGGCCGCCTCCAGAGCACGGACTCCGACTCGTTCGACCCCGTCTCGCTCCTCGCCTACGCCGAGGAAGGGTACGCCTACGCCGAGAGCGCCTCCTGCCCTCAGGTAACACCCGCTGCGCGGAGCGCCCGTGATGTGTTCGACGGGAGGAATTTCTCGTGCAGCAACCTCAAGTCAGCGCTCAAAACGGCGTTCAGACTGGACTATGCGAACGGCGGGCAGTTGGCCGCCTCCTCGCTGGGGATCCACCAAAGGTACATGTTCGTCAACCGAATCCACTGCGCCGCCGACGGTGCTGTGCGTGCCTATGTGGCGTTCTCAAACGTTTCGGATTTTTCCATGTATTACTTCATGGTCGGTGAGAAGGCGATCGTGGCAGAGGGGTTCTGGGATCAGAATGCTAACCGGCTTTGCCTGAAAGGGTGTCATGTGGTGAATTCAGGACCATCCCGTGCCGAGTTGGCGGTGGGTGAGTGTGGGATTGGGATGAGCTTCTGGTTCCCGGCATTGTGGTCGATTCAGGAACGGAGCATTTCTGCAGGGTTGGTTTGGAATACAAGCCTGAAAAGTGAGGAAGGCATTGTTGGACATTCCAATGCAGCTCCGAACTTCAGGGGCAACATTGCTGGTCTGAAGTATAACTACACCAAAGTTGACGAGGCAAAAAAGTATTACAAGGAGTCTGGCCTGAACAAGGCGAGGAAGGGAAAGTTCCCGGATAGCAGTTCTTATCGTGACTTGGCATTCAGGTTCTACTTGCGGAAAGGAAGTGGTTCTGGATACGCATCACCGGTCACTATTGGGTCAATGTTGTATGATGGGAACTCGTTGGTGGTGCCTACCCTTTTCTCTCGCAATGCAACGATGGAGATGAAGCAGAAGGTACTTAATGTCAGCTATGACATTTACTATGTTGGGAATTGGTCACTGGAAACATTTAGTCGTCAGCATATCTCGGCAGAGGGTGTTTATGACACTGAGACAGGCACTCTGTCCCTGGTCGCATGCCGAGAGGTTAACGTCTCATCAGACTGTAAAATTATGTTAACTGCTCAGTTTGCTACTTTGGATGCAAAAGCGACACAGCATGTCCAGGGCAAAATTAAGAGCTTGAGGGAGAAGACTGACCCTCTTTTCTTTGAAACACTGGACATTGCTTCATATGGGATGTACACAGACCAAGTGGAAAAATCAATATGGAGAATGGACTTGGAAAGCACCATGGCCCTGATCTCAATGACATTATCGTGTATCTTCATTGCTGTGCAGCTATTCCATGTCAAGAAGGTTCCTGAAGCACTTCCTGCCATGTCAATCACTATGCTCGTTGTTCTCGCTTCAGGTTACATGATCCCTCTTGTGCTGAACTTTGAGGCTCTcttcaagaacaacaacaaacaaacatttcAGTTCTCAGATGGCGGTTGGCTTGAGGTGAATGAAGTTATGGTGCGTATCATTACCATGGTAACATTTCTGCTACAATTGCGCCTTCTTCAGTTGGCATGGTCCGGGCGATCTGTGGATGGAAGCAAACATGAGATATGGGTTGCAGAGAAGAAAGTGCTCTGGATTTGCTTGCCATTGTACATCCTAGGGGGAGTTGTAGCTTCGGTTGTCCACGTGAGATCTAACCATAGAGGAAGGATGTTAAGGCACGTTGCTCGCATCATGCCGGTACGACATGCATTCTGGGAGGACCTTGTGTCTTACGGAGGATTAATACTTGATGGGTTCTTGCTCCCCCAGGTCATCTTGAATGTGTTCTCAGCCTCCAAAGTCAGAGCTCTTTCCCCAGGATTTTACATTGGTAGCGCCTTAATCCGTGCACTGCCTCATGTATACGATGTGTTCAGGGCCCGGCATTTCGTGCCTAGCTTGAGACCATCTTACATATATGCAAGCTCCCATGATGATCTCTTCAGCCTGGCATGGGACATCGTCATACCCTGTGGAGCAGTACTGCTGGCATTGCTTCTGTTCTTCCAGCAGCGGCTTGGGGGTACCTTCTTCCTTTGTTCAAAGAACAGGAAGTCGAGCGAATATGAAATGGTTTCCACGGCAACTTCGCCGTGA
- the LOC100828988 gene encoding ribosomal L1 domain-containing protein 1, whose amino-acid sequence MSSALVQHEKKKAHAVPRETVAGAVAPLTKWMRARAAEAAPNLLTDERDDLVVLQLSLRRVPAKPTTKPHLLPLPHPVVAHSSASICVLSDDRAGSGNPAASAILDAARYLNLPVSEVIPFSALRTDYRAFESRRRFAASYDLFLADRALLPMLPRILGKAFYSTKKAPIAVNLARAGWPEQVSKVLNSTFLYLRTGTCSGIKVGRLDMEETEIVDNVIAAVEAAVEKVPKKWANVRALHLKAVDSVALPIYQAVPEIGMKIEVPVGQLEGVGSGEVIDAAEVETGRKRKDKKMKALKNADANDGAEVVKEETVKYKRKRNKKEQSGDVVMEGVQRPTEKRSKRESVPPVDVSADEGLKVLKKGKEKKRALEKEVEDASLEEGKGKKSEHALKEVGSKKRRCKEGCNHAHDKEEKKSKGKKSSGDKMKKRTRARV is encoded by the coding sequence atgtcgtCCGCGCTGGTGCAGcatgagaagaaaaaggcGCACGCGGTGCCGCGTGAGACggtggccggcgccgtggCGCCCCTGACCAAGTGgatgcgggcgcgcgcggcggaggcggccccGAACCTGCTCACCGACGAGCGGGAcgacctcgtcgtcctccagcTCTCGCTCCGCCGCGTCCCGGCCAAGCCCACCACCAAGCCGCACCTCCTCCCGCTGCCGCACCCCGTCGTCGCCCACTCGTCCGCCTCCATCTGCGTCCTCTCCGACGACCGCGCGGGGTCCGGCAACCCCGCCGCTTCCGCCATCCTCGACGCCGCCCGCTACCTCAACCTCCCCGTCTCCGAGGTCATCCCCTTCTCCGCCCTGCGCACCGACTACCGCGCCTTCGAgtcgcgccgccgcttcgCCGCCTCCTATGACCTCTTCCTGGCCGACCGCGCGCTCCTCCCAATGCTGCCCCGCATCCTCGGCAAGGCCTTCTACTCCACTAAGAAGGCTCCCATTGCAGTCAACCTTGCCCGTGCAGGGTGGCCGGAGCAGGTCAGCAAGGTGCTGAACTCCACCTTTTTGTACCTGCGGACGGGGACCTGCTCAGGCATCAAGGTGGGTAGGCTGGACATGGAGGAAACGGAGATTGTGGATAATGTGATTGCGGCAGTGGAGGCTGCTGTGGAAAAGGTGCCCAAGAAGTGGGCCAATGTGAGGGCTCTGCATCTGAAGGCAGTGGATTCGGTTGCACTGCCAATATACCAGGCTGTGCCGGAGATCGGTATGAAGATAGAGGTTCCGGTCGGGCAGTTGGAAGGAGTTGGCTCTGGGGAGGTCATCGATGCTGCAGAAGTGGAGActgggaggaagaggaaggacaAGAAGATGAAGGCACTGAAAAATGCGGATGCCAATGATGGAGCTGAAGTTGTGAAGGAGGAGACTGTGAAATACAAGCGGAAGAGGAATAAGAAGGAACAGTCTGGGGATGTTGTGATGGAAGGAGTCCAAAGGCCAACAGAGAAGAGGAGTAAGAGGGAAAGTGTGCCTCCTGTAGATGTTTCTGCTGATGAGGGGCTGAAGGTCTTGAAGAAGGGTAAGGAGAAGAAGCGTGCATTGGagaaggaggtggaggatgCCAGTTTGGAAGAAGGGAAGGGCAAGAAGAGTGAGCATGCATTGAAGGAAGTTGGCAGCAAGAAAAGGAGATGCAAGGAAGGTTGCAACCATGCACATGacaaggaagagaagaagagcaagGGGAAGAAATCAAGTGGTGATAAGATGAAGAAAAGAACCAGGGCAAGGGTCTGA
- the LOC100828383 gene encoding exosome complex component RRP41 homolog, whose translation MEYVNPLTGFRVDGRRPNEMRQLKGEVGVVSRADGSALFEMGNTRVIAAVYGPREVQNRSQQVNSKEALVRCEYRMAEFSTGDRRRKPKGDRRSTEISLVIRQTMEASILTHLMPHSQIDIFVQVLQADGGTRSACINAATLALADAGIPMRDIVTSCSAGYLCSSPLLDLNYIEDSAGGPDVTVGILAKMDKVTLLQMDAKLPMDTFETVMELAIEGCKAIATYIREILLENTKQLEYRRG comes from the exons ATGGAGTATGTGAACCCACTCACCGGCTTCCGCGTCGACGGCCGCCGTCCCAACGAG ATGCGGCAGCTCAAGGGCGAGGTCGGTGTCGTCTCCAGGGCCGACGG GTCGGCGCTGTTTGAGATGGGAAACACTAGGGTCATCGCCGCTGTCTACGGCCCCCGAGAG GTCCAGAACAGAAGTCAGCAAGTAAACAGCAAAGAGGCGTTG GTGCGTTGTGAGTATCGAATGGCAGAATTTAGTACTGGTGATCGAAGGAGAAAGCCAAAAGGTGACAG GCGATCAACAGAAATTTCACTTGTTATTCGACAAACAATGGAGGCAAGCATATTAACACATCTGATGCCACATTCCCAG ATTGATATATTTGTCCAAGTTCTTCAAGCTGATGGTG GAACTAGGTCAGCATGCATCAATGCTGCAACATTAGCACTTGCGGATGCTGGGATTCCAATGCGAGACATTGTTACATCTTGCAGTGCTGGGTATCTGTGCTCTAGTCCTTTGCTTG ATCTGAATTATATAGAAGACAGTGCTGGAGGTCCAGATGTCACTGTTGGCATTCTTGCAAAGATGGACAAAGTGACTCTTCTGCAG ATGGATGCAAAATTGCCAATGGATACATTTGAAACTGTAATGGAACTTGCAATAGAAGGGTGCAAAGCCATTGCAACCTACATCAGAGAG ATTCTATTGGAGAACACAAAGCAGCTGGAATATCGGCGTGGGTAA
- the LOC100828685 gene encoding cytochrome c oxidase assembly protein COX19, giving the protein MSAGGAFGGNRGVRPVPPEKGVFPLDHLHECDLEKKEYLACLKSTGFQSEKCRLFSKKYLECRMERNLMAKQDMSELGFTNADGVDAPNGKKDKLESPASD; this is encoded by the exons ATGAGTGCAG GTGGCGCTTTTGGTGGAAATAGGGGAGTGAGGCCAGTACCTCCTGAGAAAGGTGTATTCCCTCTCGATCACTTGCATGAGTGCGATCTG GAGAAGAAAGAGTATCTTGCCTGCCTGAAATCAACAGGATTTCAGTCTGAAAAATGCCGGCTGTTCTCAAAGAAATACTTGGAATGTAGGATGGAGAG GAACCTGATGGCAAAGCAAGATATGTCAGAGCTTGGGTTCACTAATGCTGATGGCGTGGATGCACCCAACGGCAAGAAAGACAAACTGGAGAGTCCAGCAAGTGATTGA